The proteins below come from a single Tachypleus tridentatus isolate NWPU-2018 chromosome 13, ASM421037v1, whole genome shotgun sequence genomic window:
- the LOC143240111 gene encoding uncharacterized protein LOC143240111: protein MLKLLLNHWQEHKKKPSSVLTEDPLYSSNISNTSNIKEFYSVSRVNPIYEDSEGSELAVRASSNNDKQKCVQEANFESKLKSSEKEISTSSSPSPNSLHKITATSAEVHSAPNFFNRKLSLPFPEDFQVDANSVEVSSSEFAPLETKDSFQEDKSSILESDNLVSGQNKVNEDFTKIENEQVGHSNNRSSLYDNPGQKYVKDLSRDNQELPDNGIIQSSSPKTDHSDSCDLDSQQPIIKSLDESEKISVVGTKSPSVNNVLPKVQDSLPSSNIYTEETENLNTNKEVKVMSFLHAYLEKVRESQEPKAREIPTGKEQSSTNKKYSIKDNEFSFSKKIGNIDSSGMSVLQELKKLQKEFKEINSHEKEGNSGGILRNKPENPSDEKLEGIHRYKKSPNKANKSNTEVKSTLDIQENQPSTSQVGNQLVNKGLVPDPSLNKDQSAISKQKPETDSRNHNGSKITQIAEVNDCLEGCPVCEPQKQQIPLQTNRQSSSESSGVTRGDQVSTDSLDPIVLLANNSNHQQTRVDSSQEDDYFPSKNHFFRQRLTPKLCKNCISQWRSERFNKKYEDYYKSVQDSVTRMRPDGSESCDQCQNATNTSFCRHCHRERHSSLKSTYRHNIPKSPLKGAKFSHMRSSHHLGTRHSPEGSAQNSSREKIENNVMPNVSSRSIGTQHQPYRRSSTLPCTCENCRFGNSYRTQSLDDISRVSLRGQLWNPVHSSCTCALDIDHRRRVTFAEDSAEDQNFHFVNTESHQGNLIRPGTPIEEESSLEHNESVHALKMEVLHSC from the coding sequence ATGTTGAAACTTTTGCTGAACCATTGGCAGGAACACAAAAAGAAACCTTCCTCAGTTCTTACTGAAGATCCTCTTTATTCTTCTAATATTTCCAATACTTCGAACATTAAAGAGTTTTATTCAGTCAGTCGCGTGAATCCTATTTATGAAGATTCAGAAGGCAGTGAGTTAGCAGTTAGGGCTTCATCTAATAACGACAAACAAAAGTGTGTTCAAGAAGCTAATTTTGAGTCAAAACTAAAGTCTTCTGAAAAGGAGATTTCAACTTCCAGTTCACCCTCCCCGAATTCGTTACATAAAATAACAGCAACTTCTGCAGAGGTTCACTCAGCCCCAAATTTTTTTAATCGAAAACTTTCTTTACCATTTCCCGAAGACTTTCAAGTTGACGCCAACTCAGTTGAGGTCTCTAGTAGCGAGTTTGCACCTTTAGAAACTAAAGACTCTTTCCAAGAAGATAAAAGTTCCATTCTGGAAAGCGATAATCTGGTTTCTGGTCAGAATAAAGTTAATGAAGATTTCACAAAGATAGAAAATGAGCAAGTAGGACATTCAAACAATAGAAGCAGTTTGTATGATAATCCTGGCCAGAAATACGTAAAAGATTTATCTAGAGATAATCAAGAGCTTCCTGATAACGGAATAATACAAAGTTCTTCGCCTAAGACAGATCACAGTGATTCTTGTGATCTCGATTCTCAACAACCTATCATAAAGAGTTTAGATGAAAGCGAGAAAATCAGTGTTGTTGGCACAAAGTCTCCAAGTGTGAACAACGTGCTTCCTAAAGTCCAGGATAGTTTGCCATCATCCAATATTTATACAGAAGAAACTGAAAACCTAAATACAAATAAGGAAGTTAAAGTAATGAGTTTTTTACACGCTTATTTGGAAAAAGTAAGAGAATCTCAAGAGCCAAAGGCTCGTGAAATTCCTACTGGAAAAGAGCAGAGCAGTACGAACAAAAAATATTCCATAAAGGACAATGAATTTTCCTTTAGCAAAAAGATTGGAAACATTGACAGCAGTGGTATGTCTGTTTTACAGGAATTAAAAAAGTTACAGaaagaatttaaagaaataaactcgCATGAAAAGGAGGGCAATTCTGGAGGAATACTCAGAAACAAACCTGAAAATCCTAGTGATGAGAAACTTGAAGGAATTCACAGGTACAAAAAGTCACCGAACAAAGCTAATAAATCCAACACGGAGGTGAAAAGCACACTCGATATTCAAGAGAATCAGCCTAGTACCAGTCAAGTAGGCAACCAGCTTGTGAATAAAGGGTTGGTACCAGACCCCTCGTTAAATAAAGACCAGTCAGCTATCTCCAAACAAAAACCAGAGACTGACTCTCGAAACCACAATGGGAGTAAAATTACACAAATAGCCGAAGTTAACGATTGCTTGGAAGGATGCCCCGTCTGTGAACCTCAAAAGCAACAGATACCTTTACAAACCAATCGCCAGTCCAGTTCTGAGAGCAGCGGGGTCACTCGTGGAGATCAGGTATCCACGGATAGTCTTGACCCAATTGTCCTGTTAGCGAACAACTCTAACCATCAGCAGACACGAGTCGATTCATCACAGGAAGATGATTACTTCCCTTCCAAAAATCATTTCTTTCGACAAAGGCTTACACCAAAACTGTGTAAAAATTGTATCTCACAATGGCGTTCAGAAAGATTCAACAAGAAATACGAAGACTACTACAAGAGTGTCCAAGATTCTGTAACACGCATGCGCCCTGACGGTTCAGAAAGCTGTGATCAGTGCCAGAATGCGACCAACACCAGTTTTTGTCGACACTGTCATAGAGAGAGGCATTCATCGCTGAAGAGTACTTACAGGCACAACATACCTAAAAGCCCCCTTAAAGGCGCCAAATTTAGCCACATGAGAAGCTCTCATCACCTGGGAACAAGGCATTCACCAGAAGGATCTGCTCAAAATTCCAGTCGagagaaaattgaaaacaatGTTATGCCTAATGTAAGTTCAAGGTCAATAGGGACTCAGCACCAACCTTATAGGAGGTCTTCCACTCTTCCTTGTACGTGCGAAAACTGTCGATTTGGCAACAGCTATCGAACGCAAAGTTTAGATGATATTTCAAGAGTATCACTTCGAGGTCAACTGTGGAACCCCGTACATTCTTCGTGCACGTGTGCCTTAGACATTGATCACAGAAGACGCGTGACATTTGCAGAGGATAGCGCAGAAGACCAAAACTTTCATTTTGTGAACACTGAAAGTCACCAAGGAAACCTTATCAGACCTGGAACTCCCATAGAAGAGGAATCCTCTTTAGAGCATAATGAAAGTGTACATGCTTTAAAAATGGAGGTGCTTCACAGTTGTTAA